In Nematostella vectensis chromosome 2, jaNemVect1.1, whole genome shotgun sequence, one genomic interval encodes:
- the LOC5505228 gene encoding ubiquitin-conjugating enzyme E2 E3, with the protein MASSAQTSNTSRTPDGNEGPSRPPPKQRESRKSSSRFTAKNQSTAAKRIQRELTEITLDPPPNCSAGPKGDDLYEWYSTILGPPGSVYEGGVFFLDIHFPSDYPFKPPKVTFRTRIYHCNINSQGMVCLDILKDSWSPALTISKVLLSICSLLTDCNPADPLVGSIAALYVQNRSEHDATAKEWTKRYAT; encoded by the exons ATGGCTAGCTCAGCACAGACCAGCAATACCTCTCGAACCCCTGACGGGAATGAAGGGCCTAGCCGTCCGCCACCAAAGCAGAGAGAGTCACGAAAGAGTTCTTCGCGGTTTACGGCTAAAAATCAGTCAACGGCTGCAAAAAG AATACAGAGAGAGCTAACAGAAATAACGCTAGACCCTCCGCCAAACTGCAG tgcCGGCCCCAAGGGTGACGACCTGTATGAGTGGTACTCTACCATACTGGGACCCCCCGGATCTGTATACGAGGGGGGTGTTTTCTTCCTGGACATTCACTTTCCTTCAGATTATCCCTTTAAACCACCAAAG GTCACCTTTCGCACCAGAATTTACCACTGTAATATCAACAGCCAG GGAATGGTCTGTCTTGACATCCTTAAGGACAGCTGGAGTCCCGCCCTCACCATCTCCAAGGTTCTGCTGTCTATCTGCTCCTTACTGACAGACTGCAATCCAG CTGATCCGCTGGTAGGAAGCATTGCAGCTCTCTACGTCCAAAACCGGAGCGAACACGACGCGACCGCCAAGGAATGGACCAAGCGATATGCCACATGA